ttgaatcggactgcactcattgatatgtgagaagtttgcccctgttccttagtggaatgttcatgggcaaaatttgtaatttgcaataTCTGCTAAAATCGTCTATGAACGTTACAAAACACTCCTTTTTTCCGGGTGTAATAGATTGCATTGGAACGCAGATATTCgttcttgttattgttgtagcagtttgttgtgttctatctttcgtctgcttgattttgttgagtgtccagatccaggaactctgcgactaagatggggtgcgtccagaggaatCTGATTCtcagtcgagtgggtctggcttggcagttaaacaggtgacgtgtgtcgtgcggtccctggttacaatcggaacACACATCTTGGACgtctgcatcaatccttgctctgtaggaattgaggcggcaacatctgccggaacgtaattgaggaAGAACTACTCTGGCTTGCcggaggaggtcaatttcttcaggttcaactggaggcggtcgttctccaaggacgacattcacccggtagctatttactgcatctgttaccgtgtctgcatgaatgttgtctagacccgcatgATATGCCGATTGATGTAGAGGTTCTCTcatgtagcgctgaacctcacgctctagatcatgtagatctaccttaaggcttctgggcggtggatacctatccgcatgatgatgatttagatggtctctgcgataacagcccaaaagttaTTGCTTAAACAACATGCAGATATATTTATCTTCGCACTGGTggtatctttgtctcctgatggaggtggtccacatgagaaccgatgagacagcccgtcgcagttcggagggcggcattctgacagatgtgAATagtattccactgcgtgtctgCACCTCTttgcaacctaacctatcctaaagCCCATTATTCAAAATAACCGGTTTTGCGATCACTACCTTCAGCAGCAGTAAATATTTTAGGTCAGCAAATTTTTAGCCCTTATGAAGAGAAATAAATCGAAAAGTGAAGAAAGAGTGTACTGTGAACAAGTTAATTACAAAGCTGGTGGCATTTTGttgattttcaatttaattttattaacttAATAAAGAAACCAACAAGGCCCATTATTTAATGTTAAAAACATTATACAAAATGTAGTAACGGTGAATTAAATTccaattattttcatttactATAAACGACTCAGAAGTTATACAATTAAAAACAATAGTAAACAAAGGCCTCCCCAGCCAGACAACTCAGTAAAAGTAAAAGCAAATCATATCCCTTgccggcatgcaaaatttaaaataatgcattgaaaaaatgtatatttgatcaaACGTAAAATTATCATTGTATTGGCTCTTATACATACTCAGTAAGTGTTGTTTTAAAAGCATAtggaacaagttaaaaggcCCTTAATTTAATAGGCAATGTATTTCAAATCCTTACAATCAGAAGTACAAAATATCGTTATGCAACACTTGCAAATGCTGGGGTAACAAGATTTGTTTGTGGATTTCTTCCTGACctagaaaatgaaaatctaCGACGGTGTCAATgtaacagtcatcgcagccgaatcgagagatgagggcagcgggatggCGGCAGAAGTGAACGATGGCcctgctaagctcacaagcagaccgagagaGCGAtacggggcacgacgaaggacaCGGAGGAGTATGCACCGCAATTAGGCAAAAGTGCAGAATCAGgcatagaactgacattccaagcacggaagctggaaaaagaatcagatctcctgaAGAGcacaacactgctaaaatgctgaagaagaaagagctcccgctttcaagtactctgggaaaaccaagccagccaacCCGCAAGGagagtgtcctgcggaggtagacaaagtcggaacaggaacgaaggaagcacgcacggccctgagtcttcattgaagactgtgacttccaaaagtatgccacagccatcacggaaggagaagatggtcgctgagaatggcaAGTAGCCGCCCTCTTAGTCCACAGTGGCAAGGAagaacaacagagatgagctgacttatgcggTCATCAacatcggcagtgcatccgatAGGATTCGACCAGATAAtcggaggatctggttaacgagatgattttcgaacatgtgtggaactctgcagagggtccacccatacaaatgataagTTGCgaatatagaggggacatcttaaccctgcgttttgcgtcagcggaatgtattgataccgtcaaacagctcgccggaggtatccacgctccttcgagggcgcaaagctcgacctggtgagaaagatggacatcccccagctcacaaaggcgacggtcttcatcaaggtaCGGGGTAGttaatttgcgacggaacgcatgttgggattcttgggcaagcaaaatcaAGGTTtgatcgcagagaagtgggaggtcttccacagggaggaaggaactctccttgtagttgcattgatcaagtctccgtgacgcgTTTGGCTacgactaaaggcatggcgcactatggAAGCAAGGCTctcttttcaagattgggaagactaggataggcagaaatcctcatattgagacatcaggctgtgcagtggcaggtgactcaatacccaAAGAACAGGTggctgacgacgagacaatcacggcctctctcaatattggaaagattaggataagcaaagatcctaaaacTAAAGTATCAGggagtgcagtggcgagagacccaacacagcctaataaAAAGGcgcccgacgacggacccatcaccgacttcaagattcggagaactaggataggtaaagatcctaatattgaaacattaggcagcgcagcgacaggagtctcaatgcagcctaagaAACAGGgcgccgatgatggtaccatcacctactatcaagaagcccatttacttaagatttggaagaataAGATAGTCAAAGTTCCTAGTATTGGAACATCATACTACTACAGTAAGGGAATAAAAATTCTATACAGCctacgaacagggacccgataaTGGAACCATTATCGACTTTATAAAGACTAGGAGAGACAAAGAAActaatacgatgacatcaggcagtgcagtgactgatgattgaggtaatccagataaacctccaccggagtgaGACTaatacacacgctctgatggagaatatcagcaagggcaagatttacattgccttaattcagcagccatggacgacctggaacaaagtttctggacatgaactaatagggtgcgatgcgaactctcaccacatttcgtggggtagtaccaacaccaaTAAGcgaggccaagccctggcagagttcttgattacaaacgacctaataacacttcatattggtaacaccgctacctttgttaataagtAGCGAAAAATCTAATCCATgaagttcaggattggagggtctccatggaacactctttttctgaccatcgctatattcgaagatagttgtcctcttcgggaaaggaaatcagcccaagaaaaaccctggatgaccggggaggtccacatacttttttaacagagcacgtcgtaaaaaagcggaagtttattgggatgtgtattaaatacggctcaaggaatacaataagattaccagagcggcaaaacgtgcctcgtggaagcttttctgcgaacaggtcgatagcgttaatgacgccgccaagatgaaaaagtttctctaaaaaccccatgtccaaacaaaaactttaatagacaacatgggagtgagagcagagacaacggaggacaagttgaggcttttgatgaaaacccattttacatccttgaggagcttcaaaccatttaagtcacccggacctgatggaatatttccgacgttattatagaaagaggcagactatctggcgcctcatctggccattATTTTCACAGTAttcctaggacttgcatatactccgaaagcctgacaggaggtaagggtggtatttatacccaagcccgacaaggcaagttatgccacACCAATGGCCTACAGATCTATAAgcctgacaaagtcaaatacttaggtgtgatcttggacgggaaactgaattggaagtgtcacattcaggaccgAACTGAGAAGGCtctcagatgttgggcactagaAGACAGAGTGTGAAAATTTTTACGGGCAGTAAAACTGCCATAAGGGctataacaatcaggacgaacagtcttgcagtgtaaggagattagcgccttttctgaggatgtcACCATCAGCATTGTTTGGGTGTCGGAccacaacggagtaagggggataTTTtcgcgatgaaggccagaggactgccgtcaaataacttggttaacccgaaacctttcgggtcgatgcagtccgcgttaagggagtgggcgatgaatgcgtatgccatactgtggaacagcgaaacagtcggtaggacggcggaaatcctatggggggattcagatcgtgagaagacgaggctattactgaaaggaagtaagaaggaggtcagtatagctattgatatcatggcgggacacatatgactacgagctgacttatgtaaaatcggtgcggcaagtgatagcatgtgtagaacatgcggggaagatgatgagacaatGGAGCatattcctttgtcattgcccggctttcgcgtctaactgataccggtacttaggtggagacactataccagatataagccaacttaggggagtggcatggaaaacaattaaggatttataagtagcacggaattcttaacttagattttctttttcgaggttacttttttttttaatttagagtgcacaacatgccgattactggcttaggtgtatgtccatagtggcatggggcggattaatgtatgtactctcttttcaacctaacctaatcggaCTGTCAATATAATTGGAGGGCACcctagcacagaggttagcatgtccgccaatgacgcagAACGCTTgaattcaaatcccggcgtgaaaaGGGTTAAAACttatctaccaagtggtgtcgctatgcggcatgaTGTTtgaaaagaggccccttatcattgagcttaaactttaatcgtacTACCTTTATttgtatgagagaagtatcccctgtgccttaatggaatgttcatgggaattttAGTAAGTTAATTaattggtgttttttttatttatttttccttGCGGCCATATTCGCAAATGTAATGAAGTTTAATGAATTTGACAGTTTTATAAAAGAAAACTGTCGgataaatctattttaaagcTACATTATGTTTGTGAACACCGGTGTTAATGTCTActcatgtttttggggtaatacAAAAGACTCctaaatcccatggcagcctgttgttcgtaccggattgacccgatggattccttcatcgccaaggcctgccgcctcagtgtataacattactacaacaacaaaaggctCTAAGATCTGATCATGCTTAAGCAATTCagattattaaacaaaaaattaaaaaaaaaaaacaacatcaacTTTAATATACAtggaatttaaagttttttttaccgTTTAATTGTAGACACCTTTGGAGCGAAAACGGTTTTGAAGTGGCGTTTCGAAACTTGGAATGAACCAGATTTACACATCTATAACAAACTTAATTTCTCTTTGCCAGGTTTGAAACTAATTTAGTTTTCATATTCTTTCAAGCAAGTAATGGAAATAAGACCACAATTCTTTATACAGATTACATaacatatacaaaatccataCAACATGGGATGCAACGAGCAAGCATACGAACGCCGAACAAGTTGTACTTTCCATTACGAGGACCAGCTGGATTATTTAAGGCCCAGCAACATCACATGTTGTGTTGGGGTATTCTCGATTTTTGTAGTACTAATATAACTGAATGCCCATTTGATATACTCACATTTCACGGAAAGGGCAACGGAACAGCCTCAGCCGTCTTAAGCAAATCGAAGTTAATACtttcaaaaatttacaaaaactatCCGCAGTTAAAGAAATTCCCTATTTCAAATGAGTATGATATTCTTCCTTCATATATTTAATTCTACACATACCTAGCTAGATTAACACAAATTTATACAATACAGCGAAGCAGATCCCGTATCTGGATGGTCAACGCCACGTGAATTTCAGGAAGATGTGCGGTATGCTAAGACTTTAATCGAAATAGTCATGCAATACTGGAGTGCTAAATTAAAAAGCGGTACGCTTTCGCAACTCGAAAGCATTAGTCATGATAATGCTTTCCTAAGCTATCATCCATATGAGTTTTCCCAACGTACGCTTCTCGCTCACTTTCGCATGAACAACACAAACCCTCCGCATTCACAGTTTATACAAAAGCCGGTTTATGCTGCACTAGGACTACTTTCGCGAATGGCCGATTTGGCGTCAGATGTAATGGAAATAAACACATTGAACGGATACAAATTGGAAATGATTAAGTCCACGGGAGAGaaagagaagccattgtacaaaagttGGCTGATTCTACCTACAGATGAGTGCGAATGTAATGTTGACGATGATATCCGTATACCAACTTTTATTCATATATGTGAAAAAGAAATGATTGCTTTTATTGCAGAGGTAATAGATCAAAATAGAACTAATCCAGCTTTGATTTGGAGACAGTTTAATAGACCATCCTTTCCCAGTCCCACTATCCGAGAGGAAATGCGTCGCTACCAAACATTGTACATGCATGATATAGGAATTTTAAAAACATCCGAGATATctatagatttttcaagtctatCATATCCATGGGTAATGCTCGTCAGATTTTGCTCCAATCTTAACGGTCAACCTTACAAACCAGAAAAAATTCAGATAACTGGCATAACTCAAGGTGAGGTTTTGGTGTCATGGCAGGAAACAAATCCATCACCATGCCttaaaacatttgaaatttggtttagatcgaatGGGCATGCGGACTGGATACACATATCACGAGAGTGGCATTTACCATTTAACTCATTTCAATATGCCCCAGGACAAAATGTAAATGGTAAGTAGAAATTCAATAGCACCCGAAAATAATTTGAGAATACCGACGTTGTCCACTCGCACTATCTTCAAAATCTCATTTTGGACTAGTGGACACGGCCaatagctctcagctgagctgcCCATAGTAAAAATGAATACTGCACAAACCAGAACAAAAaattccaatctgtgtggtacTTAGTGAGAAGCACTAAAATCATGTGCACCAGATGCTGTCGTCCTTTTTGGACTTAGAGCATTCAATTCTCTTAAAGAAATTAGTCTAGGCCCAAGGATTGCTTTACAACCAGTGCATGGTACTCGGTTTTAGCCCCCCAGCAATGCCAATGGCCCTATTACAAGTATATAGGGAAAGAGTTGTTCTTCTCACAATTAACAAACGTTTGCTTTGAAGTTAAAATTCCTGTCCAGCTAAATACACAAGTGTGTTGGGAATCCTAAACCCATCCGCAATAGCCATGACACCAGTATATGCTACAACTTTTATGCACTTGGGGTGCGCGCAAAGAAACCtagttgaccacgtacaaagcaattggccggtctgtggtaagttatgctgcGCCAATGTAGTCTCGTCagttttgtgacacgcagtgcaataatattcagatctgcaaAAAGCCGCTCATCGGACTGCGGCGGGTTGTCTCCTCAGCTCCACcgccatcaggagacaaatattgatgccaacgtgcaggttatatgtcccgattgtgaccagggaccacatgtcacctgtttaactgtcgaGCCAGACCCacccgactcagacccagatccctctggaagcacctcatcttagtcgcagagttcatgGATGTGGATacttaacagaatcaagcagacgaaagataaaacacaGGTCTTTTAAGTAAGTTGGTTTTTAATAAagtgttgtggttgttgtatgaaagactccatcgggacaatccggtacttacaaccggctgccatgcgaTAAAGTATCTTACTGTAATGTGTAATATTGTTAAGGGTTTTCAGCTTCTTCATGATTAACGTCGGTTTTTTAATtatcttcaatgtcaagaaatgctacaattgtatattccttgggaGCGAAGGAGACTTCTGTGTAGCCGACTAAGTCATGGAGGACCGtttcatattattttaatttctttattaaTATAGTATAAGGAACCCAATAAGGCCTATAACATATTACAAACAATATACAAAATATTATTGGCGAGAATGATGAATGTCTAGACCCgcatgatatgccgcttgatctagaggttgtctcttatagcgctgaatctctcgctctagatcatggatggatttggatggtctctgcgataacttCCTAGAATGTTTTGATTAGACAGTATGTAGGTATGTTTTCGCATGGATTGGACCTTTGCCTTCTGATGGAGGTGATCCACGTGAGAACTGTTCGAATGTTCCATTTCACTGCGTGTCAgatagctgacgagaccacactggcgcttcATAACTTACCACTgatcggccaattgctttgtacatggtcaacaaggtttctttatcAGCAGCCCAAATGTGACAAGTTGTGAGGGCCTTGTTTCTACTTCTGACCAGATTGcagtggcatgtggggagacgACTGGCGAcaacacagataattcgtgacccagcgtttcaggactTCCTTAAATAATTTGGCTGAGCTACCATATCGAATGTTTTCGACAGGTTCATTACCACCAGGACTGTCCTATGACAAGGCGTGGGCTAATTGAAGCCACGCAAATGTATGCAGTGATGGCATGCAGTGCAATTGTTGTGCTATGCTGTCTTCGAGTGCGTgaatgaaaaatcaaaaaaggtTACTCATGCACGACTTTTTATGTCAACTCACGTTTACGCACGCTCGCGAGATAAAAATTTTACTCGGTTAATAAAATGACGAATTATTGCAGTATCAGTCAAAATAGGACGCCAATATTTATgaaatctatatctaaatcaggacatTTGTGAACACtgccaaatttggagaaaatccgTTAGAAATACGCTGAAAAAGGCTACACATCGGGTGAcacatgtatatgagagctatatttaaatctgaaccgatttctaaaaaattcaATAGCAGTGGCTGCAGTCGAAAGAGAactatttgggccaaatttcgtgagaatcggtgaACATATGTGAAatgagcatatatatgggaactgcatccaaatctgaactgatttcttccAAATCCAATAGACTTTATCTCTTGGCtaaaaaatatgcctgtacAAAATTCGACgacaaataaacatggacagaaggacagacagacggacaagacAATCGAATTTCTGATTCGAACAGTAAGCTTATTAGTGAGCCTCCCTCTCTTTCTCTTCCCtggcgtagggtataaaaatattaaaaacttgcaCCAGTTTTTTGAATAAGCGCAGTTTTCGAACTTTATGGATAGACTGACTTAAAATGTGCAGAcggtttcaataaaatttacgtAGATTTGTGGCTAGCAAAAATGAGAGTGAAAATAATTTTGGTGTACCCGACATTTAAGGTTTGTTTACATATTTGCGAGCCCAATATGTCGCTTACATCAAAATTACATACTAAAATAGTATGAAATAATTTGACTATTTTATCGAAGAAGTTTTGTAACAAATTATGACTAACGACGTAAGTTATACCTTTCCTGCTTATATTTGTTAATGTAAAATAATGGAaactatagtctcttcttcctcaacgtcctcacagcttcggtaaaagtcgttactgtcaaccttcagtctgtcagtatgtcttacgattagacagtggcctgtcatgacggacacaatgactgagacgtctgttcttgccagtgacagtaaagcggtagacctcttcaagtctagattatgtcatatagttttggaatgctcacagccccctctttgtgaccatctatcatttgttgtcctgaTTCAGAAAACTTggattacatgtcgctagaggcatacccacagattccagtttccatggaatgtgtaaggtagttactaatctcgcaagctcttccgctttacaattccctgggatatctctgtggcctacTACTACGTCTATCTGACATGTTTTTACGCCTAGAACACTTTCGAAAGCCCACTtcactgttgcacgtagagcgtcctgaagtatatctctgagAGTGCATACGCGATCACTTTTACACCATTTTCttctagagacaataatatattgttaatggctatattccaagtggagaagacagtacacctccttgaggagttcctctgctgacccatctttttagatccacatatCCCAAGACTGCCAtgatgcatcttttagtaagtaagttattaataattagattagagcgcacaacaagccgaatattGACTTAATgtctgtaccctcttttcaa
The Stomoxys calcitrans chromosome 3, idStoCalc2.1, whole genome shotgun sequence genome window above contains:
- the LOC106095576 gene encoding alpha-L-iduronidase isoform X2, with product MSGSLVVLLSALSLSALHYDIYGEDNTTYHVFPRFWTSTGLCPPGDVTHENVKEFLRSDSMQINILYLSALPAKSLTHIRIHWMLELLKFVQYSQSGLPIYDFSDLDDFLEELNTMNLYPMIEFMGNISDVFVKNPTYNNVLWEDLSYEVTKHYLNTFGAKTVLKWRFETWNEPDLHIYNKLNFSLPDYITYTKSIQHGMQRASIRTPNKLYFPLRGPAGLFKAQQHHMLCWGILDFCSTNITECPFDILTFHGKGNGTASAVLSKSKLILSKIYKNYPQLKKFPISNDEADPVSGWSTPREFQEDVRYAKTLIEIVMQYWSAKLKSGTLSQLESISHDNAFLSYHPYEFSQRTLLAHFRMNNTNPPHSQFIQKPVYAALGLLSRMADLASDVMEINTLNGYKLEMIKSTGEKEKPLYKSWLILPTDECECNVDDDIQVIDQNRTNPALIWRQFNRPSFPSPTIREEMRRYQTLYMHDIGILKTSEISIDFSSLSYPWVMLVRFCSNLNGQPYKPEKIQITGITQGEVLVSWQETNPSPCLKTFEIWFRSNGHADWIHISREWHLPFNSFQYAPGQNVNGFYKVRSVDVFNRTSSFSAQVQYIEI
- the LOC106095576 gene encoding alpha-L-iduronidase isoform X1 — protein: MSGSLVVLLSALSLSALHYDIYGEDNTTYHVFPRFWTSTGLCPPGDVTHENVKEFLRSDSMQINILYLSALPAKSLTHIRIHWMLELLKFVQYSQSGLPIYDFSDLDDFLEELNTMNLYPMIEFMGNISDVFVKNPTYNNVLWEDLSYEVTKHYLNTFGAKTVLKWRFETWNEPDLHIYNKLNFSLPDYITYTKSIQHGMQRASIRTPNKLYFPLRGPAGLFKAQQHHMLCWGILDFCSTNITECPFDILTFHGKGNGTASAVLSKSKLILSKIYKNYPQLKKFPISNDEADPVSGWSTPREFQEDVRYAKTLIEIVMQYWSAKLKSGTLSQLESISHDNAFLSYHPYEFSQRTLLAHFRMNNTNPPHSQFIQKPVYAALGLLSRMADLASDVMEINTLNGYKLEMIKSTGEKEKPLYKSWLILPTDECECNVDDDIRIPTFIHICEKEMIAFIAEVIDQNRTNPALIWRQFNRPSFPSPTIREEMRRYQTLYMHDIGILKTSEISIDFSSLSYPWVMLVRFCSNLNGQPYKPEKIQITGITQGEVLVSWQETNPSPCLKTFEIWFRSNGHADWIHISREWHLPFNSFQYAPGQNVNGFYKVRSVDVFNRTSSFSAQVQYIEI